DNA from Arthrobacter sp. SLBN-112:
CTCAAGGACGTCCTGGCCGAGGCGGGCCTGACCTGCTTCATCAAGACCTCCGGAAACCGCGGACTGCATGTCTACGCACCCATCGAAGCAACCCACGAGTTCCTGGACGTGCGGCATGCCGTCATTGCGGCGGCCCGGGAAGTGGAGCGCCGCATCCCGGACAAGGTGACCACGGCCTGGTGGAAGGAAGAACGCGGCCGGCGGGTGTTCCTGGACTTCAACCAGGCCAACCGCGACCGCACCATCGCCGGCGCCTACAGCCCCCGCGCCCTGCCCCACGCTCCCGTATCCTGCCCCGTCACCTGGGCGGAGCTGGAGAACGCGGATCCCAAGAACTTCACCATCCTGACGGTTCCCGACCGGTTGAAGACGGTGGGGGATCCCTGGGCGGATTTCAGCGCCCACCCGGGCACCATCGACACCCTGCTGGAGTGGTGGGACCGGGACTGCAAAGCCGGCCTGGGGGAGATGCCCTTCCCGCCGGACTACCCCAAGATGCCGGGCGAGCCGCCCCGGGTCCAGCCCAGCCGCGCCCGCAAGCAGGACTGACCCCAACAACGCTGAGCCAGCCAGGACCCACCATTGCGCTCCCAAGAAGGGGCACTTTGGCGCGGACACGCCCGGCGTCGTCGGAAATTACGACGGCGGCGCCGCCAAAGTGCCCCGGGACCGCAGGTGCGGCCCGGGTTTGCTCGAAGCAGGGTTACTCGAACCGGGATGGATCGCCCATGCCGCGCCGGACAACCTCGGCCACCCCGCTGGAGAAATCGACCACGGTGGTGGGCTCGGCGCCGCAGTCCCCGGCGTCGATCACGGCGTCCACCTGGTGGTCCAGCCGCTCCTTGATCTCCCAGCCAACGGTCAGCGGCTCTTCCTCATCCGGCAGCAGCAGCGTGCTGGACAGCAGCGGCTCGCCCAGTTCGGCCAGCAGCGCCTGGACAACGCGGTTGTCCGGGATCCGCACCCCGACAGTCTTCTTTTTGGGGTGGAGCAGGCGCTTGGGGACCTCCCTGGTGGCGGGCAGGATGAAGGTGTAGCTGCCCGGGGTGACGGCCTTGATGCTGCGGAAGACATCATTGCCGATGTTCACGAACTGGCCCAGCTGCGCGAAATCCCGGCAGACCAGGGTGAAGTGGTGCTTGTCGTCCAGGTGCCGGATGCTCCTGATTCTGTCCAGGGCCTCCCGGTTGCCCATCTGCGCCCCCAGCGCGTAGCAGGAATCCGTTGGGTAGGCGATCAGGCCGCCGTCCCGGATGATGTTCACCGCCTGCGAGATGGCGCGCGGCTGGGGGTCCTGGGGATGAACGTCAAAGAATCTGGCCATGTCCCCGAGCCTACGTTCCCGCGCGACCCGCCGCACCATATGCCGCGGGCGGGCGTCTTGAAATACGGGGTGAACAGGGGAGGCTTCCCCTACCGGGTTGCCGCAGGATGGGGCAGGATGTTGTCTGCCCACGTTCCGGCCGGCGCAGTTCCGGCCCCTGTGAAGGAGAGCTCCCGATGCCAACAATCCTCAACCCCTACATCAGTTTCAGGGACAATGCCCGTGAGGCGATGAACTTCTACCAGTCGGTGTTCGGCGGCGAGCTGACACTCAGTACTTTTGGTGACTTCCAGGCCAGCGAGGATCCGGCGGAAGCGGAAAAGATCATGCACGGCATGCTGACCACCACCCAGGGCCTGGTG
Protein-coding regions in this window:
- a CDS encoding L-threonylcarbamoyladenylate synthase encodes the protein MARFFDVHPQDPQPRAISQAVNIIRDGGLIAYPTDSCYALGAQMGNREALDRIRSIRHLDDKHHFTLVCRDFAQLGQFVNIGNDVFRSIKAVTPGSYTFILPATREVPKRLLHPKKKTVGVRIPDNRVVQALLAELGEPLLSSTLLLPDEEEPLTVGWEIKERLDHQVDAVIDAGDCGAEPTTVVDFSSGVAEVVRRGMGDPSRFE
- the ligD gene encoding non-homologous end-joining DNA ligase, which gives rise to MASEQTTITVQGPNGPREMRISSPSRVLWPDLGLTKLDLVNYICDVGEAFIAANGDRPVALQRFSGTIDGEQFFSKNPPKGTPDFIRSVKVVYPSARSHPQLVFDEPAAAVWAAQMNTVVFHPWPSRAENTDNPDQLRIDLDPQPGTDFDDAVPAALVLKDVLAEAGLTCFIKTSGNRGLHVYAPIEATHEFLDVRHAVIAAAREVERRIPDKVTTAWWKEERGRRVFLDFNQANRDRTIAGAYSPRALPHAPVSCPVTWAELENADPKNFTILTVPDRLKTVGDPWADFSAHPGTIDTLLEWWDRDCKAGLGEMPFPPDYPKMPGEPPRVQPSRARKQD